The genomic interval ACTGGAGTTCATGGAAGGTGTTCGTAAAGATGCCATTGGCCAAACTATCTGTTCCTTTCTCAATAATAACGGGGGGCAATTGTTGTTAGGTGTTACAGCAAGAAAACTACCGAAGCATATTGCTAATGCTGCTAAGGTCACAAAAGAATTAGAGCAATACCTTGTTAAAGAAATAATCCCTGAAGCAGCCGTAATGGTTTCTGTAGAAAAGGTTGATAAAAAAGATTTGATATTGATAAAGGTTTGGGGCGGTTCAAAACAACCTTATGTTTTTGGCGGCACTATTTATTATAGGAAAGGAGAAAATACCGTCCAGGCATCTTCAAAGGAAATTTCTGAGTTAATACATAACCGGCAGAAAACAGAGATTCATTGGGAAAGGCAACCGGCTTTGGGTGTTGAACTGGAAGATTTGGATTTAGAGGAAATTCAAATCACCATGGAGAAGGCAATTACTGATAATAGAATCAAGGAAAGTAAAAAGGAACCAATTGATTTTCTTTCATACTTCGGCTTATATCAGAATGGTTACTTCACCAATGCGGCTGTAATCTTATTTGCTAAAAAACCTTTCCGGTTTTTGCCGCAAGCCCGGGTCCGGGTTGCATACTTACAGGAAGGAAAGGGCGGCGCAAAATATTTTGATGATCAGTTACTGGAAGGTAACCTGTTTAAGAACATAGATTCTGTCCAGCAATTCTTTGACCGGCATTTGTCATTATCACGAAGTTTTAATCAAAAAAACTGGCAACGTAATGATGATTATTTATTTCCGATGTCAGCGCTTCGGGAGGGTGTTATGAATGCTCTTGTGCATAGAGATTACTCAAATAGCTCTGGTTCCGTCGCTATTTTATTATATCCCGATAAACTTGAAATAACTAATGCAGGAAAGTTGCCGCTTCCGTTAACTGCATTAAAAAGAAACCATCTTTCAATGCCTGTTAATCCTGATATAGCCCACATGGTTTTTTTGCGGGGATATATTGAGAAAATAGGGCGTGGTACTTTGAAAATACTGGATGCATGTAAAGAAGCAGGTTTGAAAATGCCGGTATGGTCGAAAGATAGTAATTCAGTTAAGCTGACTTTTTTCAGCAAGGTTAAATTACAAACGCCGGGAGTAGTTGAAGATAATTCAGCAATAAGGCAGCTTATTGATGAAGTTGCTAAAGAGGTTACTGATGTAGTTAAAGCAAGACTTATTCGGATTATAGAAATTGTTCAGGTTAAACCTGGTATTAAAACAAAGGATTTAGTGAGTGAATTAGGTGTAGCAGAACGTACAATAAAGGAGAATTTAAAAGTGCTGTTGGATAGTGGATTGGTGGTGTATGAGGGTAGTAAGAAAGCAGGTGGTTATATGGCAGGAAAAAAGGTACAAAGAAAGCTGCCTTAAAAGCTGCCCGATAAACCGCCCGATAAAATGCCTGATAATATGCCCGATAACCGGCATTATAAAGTGCCCGATAAACCGCACTTAAAATGAGGGTGTAAATATGGGTCTAAATGAGGGTGTATTTATGCCCTTTAACTTGCCCGATAAATGGATGACGGGGTAATGTCGGTGTAAATGGCGGGATAAAATGACGGTGTAATGAGGGTGTATTTGATGGAGTAAATGAGGGAGTAATTTCTGCCGGATATTACCGGATAGCCGGATGGGGCACCAATAACCAATGGTTTTCAACACATATCAATTTAGGAAAATTACCGGCTATTGCCGGATAGATATAAAGAAGTAAAGATGAGTAAAGAAAATACAGCCGCAATTGTCAGTAAGGTTTGGTCATTCTGCAATCCCTTACGGGATATTGGTGTTGGCTATGGGGATTACCTGGAGCAGCTAACTTATTTGCTGTTTTTAAAAATGGCAGATGAGTATAGCAGGCCGCCTTATAACCGCAAGCTGCCGATTCCAGCAGAATACAATTGGGAAAGCCTCACTTCAAAAAGAGGCGATGCACTGGAACTGCATTATACAAAAGTGCTGACAGCCCTTTCAAAACAAAAAGGAATACTCGGGCAGATTTTTGTGCAGAGCCAGAACAAAATAAAAGAACCGGCCATGCTCTATAAAATCGTTGACATGATTGACAAAGAGCAATGGGCTGTATTGGGTGCCGACATTAAAGGAACTATCTATGAAGGCTTGCTGGAAAAGAATGCAGAAGATACCAAAAGCGGTGCAGGGCAATACTTCACCCCAAGGGCATTGATTAAAGCAATGGTGGAATGTCTGCGGCCTCAACCCAACAAAACAATTGCCGACCCGGCCTGCGGCACGGGAGGGTTCTTTTTAGCAGCATATGACTATATCGCAAAAGGAAAATTGGATGCAGATCAGAAAAAGTTTTTAAAACATAAGACTTTCTTCGGTAATGAAATTGTAGCAGGTACAAGAAGAATGGCATTGATGAATATGTTCCTGCACAACATTGGAGATATTGATAGTGAGAATTTCATTTCACCTACTGATGCTTTGATTGCAGATTCAGGTTTGCGGGTAGATTATGTGTTGGCTAATCCGCCATTTGGTAAAAAGAGCAGCATGACTTTTACCAATGCTGAAGGCGAACAGGACAGCGAAGATTTAACCTATAACCGTCAGGACTTTTGGGTAACTACAAGCAACAAACAATTAAATTTTTTGCAACACATCCGCACAATGCTAAAATCAACCGGAATGGCGGGAGTTGTATTACCGGATAATGTCTTGTTTGAAGGTGGAGCAGGTGAAACCATCCGTAAAAAATTATTAGAGACAACTGACCTGCACACCATCCTCCGTTTGCCTACCGGTATATTCTATAAGCCGGGTGTAAAAGCTAATGTCTTGTTTTTTGATAATAAGCCAGCCAGCAAAGACCCGTGGACAAAGGAGATTTGGATTTACGATTTCAGAACGAATATCCATTTCACACTGAAGAAAAATCCAATGAAGCTGGATGATTTGCAGGACTTCATTAATTGTTACAACCCTGCTAACCGGCATAAACGCAAAGAAATTTTTAATGCTGAAACAAATCCTGAAGGCAGGTGGAGAAAATTTACTTATGATGATATTGTCAGCCGTGATAAAACCAGTTTAGATATTACCTGGATAAAAGATAAATCATTGGCTGACCTTGATAACCTGCCCGACCCGGATGTACTGGCAGGTGACATCATTGAAAATCTTGAAGCAGGACTGGAATGTTTCAGGGAAATAATGTTAACTATTAACGGAAAAGAATAGATACCAAAGCTAAACCTATCCTTATGCATATTACAATTCGTGTGGCATGGCACAACAATGGATGGAACGGTCATGTTTGCAATGAACCTGAGAAAAATACTTATTGCATCGGCAGGCATTCTTATCCAGGCGATTCAATAAAAGAAAAGCGAGACCTGGAATGGGAGCAAAGAGAAGACGTAAAGGGTAAATCTTGCAGTTCATTTACTGATAAATTTCCTGCGTGCAGTCTCAGCATTAATGCCTTTAGCACTGAGCCAACAAAAGCAATTGTAGATGCACCGGAATGGTTTAATGAAGATGCTAAACCTGCCGTTCTTGATATTCCTCAGGCAACTGTTTGTATCTGGCCTTATGAAGGAATGTATTCCGAAGATGTATTAAGAGAGCCCAATACAGGGCAGAAATATAATTACGATAACCGGCTGCAAAATGCCAAAGATTATTTTGCACAGCTAAAAGAAGATCAGACACTATTATTCTATTATGCAAATTACAGTAATCCATTTAGTGAAGATGAAACGCCAAAATATGTTGTAGTAGGGCTTTCAAGATTAAAAAAAATTGGTAAGATTCAGTTCTATGAAGATGTTTCAGATGAAGTGAAAGCAAAGAATGCAGGTGGTTTTGTGTGGCAGATGCCGCTTACTTCTCACTATCCGGATGAAGGCTTTGCTATACCATATCAAAAATACATGGACAGGCCCGAAGTGCTGGAGAGGATTGTGCTGGTTCCCGATTATCAGCGCAATTTTAAATATGCAACACGGCCTGTTTCGGATGATGATTCATTGGCATTGGTAGAGAGGTTTATTGAAATAGTGAATTACCTGATTGAAATTGGCGATGATACCCAGAACTGGGAAGAAAGAAGAAAATGGCTGCTTAATCTTTTTACAGAGTTATGGAAAAAGCGGGGTGCTTATCCCGGCTTGCCAGAGGTAATGGCTCATATTGATTTTGTTGAAGCCATTGACTATTACAAAAAGAGAGTACCAAAAGGTCACGATAAGTTGGCTTACCAAAACATTAAAGATTTTCTTTCGGGCACTGCTACAGAAATACCTGGTGTGGCAATACCGGCTGCAAGGTTAAAAGAAGTAAAACGCAACTGGCAGTTGATGGAGCAAGAAGAAAAAGATGTCCTGTTAAATTGCCTTGTACGCTTTGCTTTATCTGGTACACAAATAGCCAACATACTTTCAGTAAAGAGAGAACAAAACAGCCTTTATGTATCGCTGAAAGATATTATTGAAAACCCCTACCTGCTATGCGAACAATATGTAGGTGATGATATTGATGACCATATTTCTTTTCATTCGATAGACCATGGTATCATTCCGAACCCCGATTTAGGTATTGAAAACATCTTTCCTAAAAATGCTGCTGAACGCTTTCGGGCATTGTGTGTGGATGTACTGAAAAGGGAAACAGTTCATTCTTTTATTTCCCAAACAAAAGCATTGTTTCATATCAATAACAAACTGAGTTATTTGCCCGACTGGAAAAATCATCAATTCACTCCTAAGTATTTTGAAGTAGATGCGGAGTTTATTGAGAAGGCCGTTAAGTTCAGGAAGCATAATGAAGAAAATTTTCTCTACCTGATTGAAGTGTATGAAGATGAAAGATTGATAGAAACAGTGATGAATGAGTTACAGCAAAGGGCTGATATACCTTTAAAAGTTGAGATTACTGATAAGACATTCTTCAACTTGTTGAAAGACCCCAATAGTCCTTTGAACAATAAAGCGCCGGAGCAATATGAGGCGGCATTAAAGGGACAGGCAAAAGTTTGCCAGAAAGTATTTACTAAACCGGTATGTGTAATTGCCGGCGCTGCCGGCACAGGAAAAACCACCATCCTGAAGTCAATTATTAAAAGTATTGAAAAAGCACATGGTGCCGGCACTGGCATCATATTATTAGCTCCTACGGGTAAAGCATCGGAACGCATAAAGGAAAAGTCAGGTAAAACAGCATCTACCATTCATTCATTCCTGGCAAATCAAAACAGGGCTTGGTTGAATGACAACTTTACTTTTAAACGAAGAGGTGGTAAAGTAGATGGCTCTATTACCACACTTATTGTTGACGAATGTTCAATGATTGACTTATCACTTTTTGCCACTTTATTCCGTAGCATTAACTGGAATAGTGTACAGCGATTGATTCTTGTTGGCGACCCAAACCAGTTACCACCTATCGGGCATGGTAAAGTATTTTCAGATGTAATTGAATGGATGAAGATGAGCAGCCCTGATAATTTGGGCAAGCTGGATATTAATGTCCGGCAGTTGGAAAATAAGGCAAAGGGTGATGGTAATGGTATATTGGAATTAGCAGAGATCTTTATTCAGGAAAAGCAATCCGAAGAAAATTTTAATAAGGCAAAACAGGAACAAATATTAAAAAGAGTGCAGCAGGGCGGTGTGATAGATAAAGACCTTTCAGTACAGTATTGGAACGATATGGATGATCTGGAGCTGATGCTGAAATCAATTATCATTAAAGACCTGGAGGAACAAACCGGGGAAGAAGCAGAACCGGGCAAGTTTTATAATATCTGGGGTAAAGCCATCCGGCTTAACAACGATTATGCAGATCCTATATACCTGCAAGTCCTTTCACCGTACAGGGGTGAATTTTACGGAACAGATTACCTGAACACTTTCTTTCAGGAACTCTTTAATGGCTATCAGGCAAAGAAAAGCCAGTTGGATGGAATTGCATTGTATGATAAAGTCATTCAATTCAGGAACCGGCCAAAGTCAAATCAAATAAGTGCATACAGTTGGACTGAAAAGAGAAATGTCAAGATTGATATTTACAATGGTGAAATAGGTTTTGTAGTTCCCCATCCTTTTGATAAAACAAAAGTGGGCTCACCTTATTATCGCTTAAAGAATTTACAGGTGAAGTTTGACAGACGGAATGACTATAATATCAATTACGGGTTCAGGAAAGATTTCTATGACAAAATCATGTTCAATGAACCGGTAGAAGAAAATATTGAATTGGGATATGTTATTTCGGTACATAAGGCGCAGGGCAGTGAATTTAACAGGGTATATTTTATTCTGCCAAAGAAAAGCAGTCCCTTATTGTCAATGGAATTGCTTTATACTGCCATAACAAGGGCGCAGAAACATCTTACCATTTTTGCTCAGGAAGATGTTTCCACTTTTATACAGCTTAGTAAGATTGAAAAATCAAATATCCGCAAGATTAACTCTTCTATATTTGAATTTGAACCTTTACCGGATTTACTCTTTGCATTGTCTGCAAACTGGTACGAAGACCAGAAGGTGATTGCAACGCTGTCAAAGTATTTTGTTCGTTCCAAATCAGAAATGAACATTGCCAATATTCTCCAGCTCAAAGGCATTCCTTTTGAGTACGAAGTACCAAAGTTTGCTCCCAATGGTTCCATGTATCTTCCTGATTTTACTATCCGCTGGCAGGGAACCGAATATTTTTGGGAGCATGTTGGCCGCCTGGATTTACCGGAATATAAAAATCATTGGGAAACCAAAAAGAAATGGTATGACAAACATTTCCCAGGTCAGTTATTAGTAACCTACGAAGGGCCGGATCAGACAAGACAAATAGCTGAAATCCTAAAGACAAAGTTCAATATTTTGGTCGATTAATAAATTTTGTCGAAAAGAGTCACCTAATTTAATTGCTATTGGCATTCTAATTCTTTTAAGGAATTAACCGATGTAATTTGTTTTTCTTTGTTATATACTTGCCTTTTTTATTATTTTTTTGTTGCCCAATTGTCGCTTTTCGTATCTATGTTATTGGTAGTCAAGTAGTGTGCATTGTTGTATTGGGAAGTGAGAAAGTCCTCTACTACAAAGACCTATTTAATCTTAGTAACAAAGAAAATTTGTGTTTGCTACGTTTAGCATGCATATCTCACCCTCCAACGACAATAATCATCCCTCACCTCCTTACAAGCTTCCACCCAATCCCCCTACCAATGCCCTGCATTATAGCCAGATTGATCCAACAGAGTGCAAACTTTTCCAAGAGTTCTACCTTATCACTTTTACCAAAATCAATACATGATCCAAAACCGCAATCGAGGGCGAGTTGATGGGCTATTGTCTTGGCCCTTTGATTGTCACCGGCCATAAACATATCGAGTGGTCCGGTGGGATAAATGGGATGGAGCATGTTTTCGAACCCTGTGGAGTTAAAACATTTCACCAGATCGGCTTTTGTTTGTGCGGCGAGGTAATGGAAAAGGGTAGGGTGGCCATGTACCTGGTTATTGATGCTATTGGTGGCATCGATCACGACTTTTCCGGTAAGATCACCCATCAAGGGCAGTACATCATCAATGGCTACTGGAGGAATGGCCAGGAGGATCACCTCTGATAGAGCCGCCGCCTCGGTAATGAACAGGGCCCGGGTATTATCATTCTGTAATAATTCCTTTCCCTTGAATTGGTTAATGTCTTTCACTCCTAATTGAATTTGGTGACCTGTTTTTGACCATTGGGTGGCCAGGGCGCCGCCCACATTTCCCGTTCCAATGATGGCTATATGCATGGTATTTTTTTGATTTAAGCGAATTTACTTTCTCTCAGAGGGTTTACCGGCCTAAGGGTTACACACTTTTTGGAATGTAAGGTGGAAATCAATAATTTAAATGACATTATGTTTTTCCATTTCAACGACAAGAGCAGTATTCTCTTATTCTTTTTCCTGAATGGATGGGTGCTGACCCTGCTGCTTTTGATCAAGAGCTACCAGAAAAGGGAATTGGCTAACCTGTTTCTTGCTCTGTTTATTTTTCTGGCAACCCTGTATATCTCCCCCTTTATGCTGGGATATGCGGGTTGGTATTCGAAAGAACCTTACCGCCAATTTCTCTTTTATGCCCCGCTTCAGCATTTATTTTGGATACCACCTGTTCTGTTCCTCTATGTACGCTCCCTGCTTGATCGGTCCTTTCGCCTGAGTTGGAAACACGGGTTGCATTTTCTCCCAGGGGCCCTTTATTTATTCTATATCCTTGGTCTCTGGGTGATAGATGGGGTATCCAATAACGAAACGGGATTTTATGCAGACGGGAGAGATAAGGACCTGGACCCCTGGTACCAGATAACCGGGTTTTTCTTCCTGGTCTATTATTCCATTCGGTCGGTAAGGGAATATTTCAGGTATCTCCGGTTAACCTATGAGTCGGTTAGTTTCGCTGACCGCATCCGGTTCAGGTGGCTCAGGTTTGTTCTTTTCCTTTTTTTGCTGCTGCTGGTCCTACGCATACTGTTCTTCCTGTTCAATCCGGAATGGGGCCAGTTTGGAAGTAAATACTGGTACTATCTCTGTTTTTCTGTGGTCACCTACCTGCTGGGTATCATTGGTTATGGAAATAGCATGGTGACCCCCACCTCCTTTGATATTTTTTCAGAAAAAACCAATGCTGCGCCCACGCAGCATGAGAAAGATGAATCAGCGCAACCGGATAATTTGCTTTCCACCAGCCAGACTTCTCCAGATCCGGCGCTTGCAGCGATTCGGGAAATCATCATTCATTTTATGGAAAATAAAAAAGGGTATGAAGACCCCATGCTTACCGTTACCGACCTCAGCCGGGCCATTAATATACATCCCAAAAAAATATCATTTGTTATCAATAAATCCTTTGGAAAAAATTTTAATGACTATGTAAATGGCTACCGGGTACAGGCGGTGATTGACCGGATCGGACTTGGAAAACACGATACCCAAACCCTGATGGGACTGGCCTACGATGCCGGGTTCAATTCAAAGTCCACCTTCCTGAGGGCATTTAAAAAGGAGACGGGCTTAAATCCCAGTGAATTTGTGCGGAAAAAGGGTTCAAATCCTGATTTGGGGCGGCTTAATGCAGAGACAGATTGATTTTTATAAAAAAAATTGATGACAAGATCCCTACTCCTTGCCACCTTCCTGATGAACCTGGTTCTGTTTTCTTTTGGCCAGTTACCGGAGAAAATTTCGCCGCAGACCATTGCCCGCCTGGATTCACTGACCACCCTTTACAGTTCGCCGGGAACCCCGGGTGTAGCCTCAGCCATAATCAGGAATGGCAAAAAAATCTATGAAAAATATGAAGGGTTGGCTGAACTGATAGACAGCTCGGCTATTGGCTCCTCCACGCGTTTCAATATCGCCTCCAACGCCAAACAGTTTACGGCCCTGGCCATTCTCAAATTGGAACAGGAGAAAAAGCTGTCACTCGACGAGGACATCCGCCATTTTTTCCCGGGCCTTTATCCGGGTATAAAACAAAAAATTTCCATACAACACCTCCTGACCCATACCAGTGGCATACGTGATTTTTATGACCTGCTATCCTTACAAGGCATCACCTGGTGGAAGAATAGCCTGGACAATCAGGATGTATTGAATATGTTGATGCGGCAAAAGGAATTGAATTTTTTACCCGGGACCCAATACCTGTATAGCAATTCCAACTATGTATTGCTGGCGCTGATCATCGGGAAAGCCTCAGGCCAATCTTTTCTTCAATATACCCAATCACTATTTGATCGGTTGGGTATGAAGGAGACCTCGTTTTGTGTTGACACGGCCCTGCTTACCGGCCAGATCGCAAAGGCTTATTTTAATTTTCAAACCTGGACCACCTACCCCTGGAAATGGAAAGTGGTTGGAGATGGAAATTTGTTTTCCTCAATGGCCGATCAGGTTCAATGGGAACGGATTCTTCAGGGAGAGAAATTGACCGATCTCGATCCGGCGGTCATTCAAAAAAGCCAGGAATTCTCATGGCCAGCCAATCCCGGTTCGTATGGATATGGATTGGAAAAGGGCGTGTACAAAAACCGACCTATCCTT from Chitinophagales bacterium carries:
- a CDS encoding beta-lactamase family protein, producing the protein MTRSLLLATFLMNLVLFSFGQLPEKISPQTIARLDSLTTLYSSPGTPGVASAIIRNGKKIYEKYEGLAELIDSSAIGSSTRFNIASNAKQFTALAILKLEQEKKLSLDEDIRHFFPGLYPGIKQKISIQHLLTHTSGIRDFYDLLSLQGITWWKNSLDNQDVLNMLMRQKELNFLPGTQYLYSNSNYVLLALIIGKASGQSFLQYTQSLFDRLGMKETSFCVDTALLTGQIAKAYFNFQTWTTYPWKWKVVGDGNLFSSMADQVQWERILQGEKLTDLDPAVIQKSQEFSWPANPGSYGYGLEKGVYKNRPILFHEGATGAFKAMTIRFPEERISFITLTNSGRITPNPQNYQLADIFLNLPANEGSFLTRPVKEGKPVLEKEILGFYTDGDRFYFQFIQKDSALFLRRYGRNDVKLERESSNVFHQVNDPAFKQEFNLGQNGKWEVTAYYTSHAPYTLSREALPGPAYDFTTWNGQFRNEEIDLEMKITYQDNLTYSIILRGNDTTTGVLLAPDRLLFDGYLLKRMPKGKRRTDLLLFGNRIRAVRFVRHRM
- a CDS encoding putative DNA binding domain-containing protein, which gives rise to MKSEQLIKELLKQQESEQLEFMEGVRKDAIGQTICSFLNNNGGQLLLGVTARKLPKHIANAAKVTKELEQYLVKEIIPEAAVMVSVEKVDKKDLILIKVWGGSKQPYVFGGTIYYRKGENTVQASSKEISELIHNRQKTEIHWERQPALGVELEDLDLEEIQITMEKAITDNRIKESKKEPIDFLSYFGLYQNGYFTNAAVILFAKKPFRFLPQARVRVAYLQEGKGGAKYFDDQLLEGNLFKNIDSVQQFFDRHLSLSRSFNQKNWQRNDDYLFPMSALREGVMNALVHRDYSNSSGSVAILLYPDKLEITNAGKLPLPLTALKRNHLSMPVNPDIAHMVFLRGYIEKIGRGTLKILDACKEAGLKMPVWSKDSNSVKLTFFSKVKLQTPGVVEDNSAIRQLIDEVAKEVTDVVKARLIRIIEIVQVKPGIKTKDLVSELGVAERTIKENLKVLLDSGLVVYEGSKKAGGYMAGKKVQRKLP
- a CDS encoding helix-turn-helix transcriptional regulator, which produces MFFHFNDKSSILLFFFLNGWVLTLLLLIKSYQKRELANLFLALFIFLATLYISPFMLGYAGWYSKEPYRQFLFYAPLQHLFWIPPVLFLYVRSLLDRSFRLSWKHGLHFLPGALYLFYILGLWVIDGVSNNETGFYADGRDKDLDPWYQITGFFFLVYYSIRSVREYFRYLRLTYESVSFADRIRFRWLRFVLFLFLLLLVLRILFFLFNPEWGQFGSKYWYYLCFSVVTYLLGIIGYGNSMVTPTSFDIFSEKTNAAPTQHEKDESAQPDNLLSTSQTSPDPALAAIREIIIHFMENKKGYEDPMLTVTDLSRAINIHPKKISFVINKSFGKNFNDYVNGYRVQAVIDRIGLGKHDTQTLMGLAYDAGFNSKSTFLRAFKKETGLNPSEFVRKKGSNPDLGRLNAETD
- a CDS encoding NAD(P)-binding domain-containing protein, producing the protein MHIAIIGTGNVGGALATQWSKTGHQIQLGVKDINQFKGKELLQNDNTRALFITEAAALSEVILLAIPPVAIDDVLPLMGDLTGKVVIDATNSINNQVHGHPTLFHYLAAQTKADLVKCFNSTGFENMLHPIYPTGPLDMFMAGDNQRAKTIAHQLALDCGFGSCIDFGKSDKVELLEKFALCWINLAIMQGIGRGIGWKLVRR
- a CDS encoding AAA family ATPase, translated to MHITIRVAWHNNGWNGHVCNEPEKNTYCIGRHSYPGDSIKEKRDLEWEQREDVKGKSCSSFTDKFPACSLSINAFSTEPTKAIVDAPEWFNEDAKPAVLDIPQATVCIWPYEGMYSEDVLREPNTGQKYNYDNRLQNAKDYFAQLKEDQTLLFYYANYSNPFSEDETPKYVVVGLSRLKKIGKIQFYEDVSDEVKAKNAGGFVWQMPLTSHYPDEGFAIPYQKYMDRPEVLERIVLVPDYQRNFKYATRPVSDDDSLALVERFIEIVNYLIEIGDDTQNWEERRKWLLNLFTELWKKRGAYPGLPEVMAHIDFVEAIDYYKKRVPKGHDKLAYQNIKDFLSGTATEIPGVAIPAARLKEVKRNWQLMEQEEKDVLLNCLVRFALSGTQIANILSVKREQNSLYVSLKDIIENPYLLCEQYVGDDIDDHISFHSIDHGIIPNPDLGIENIFPKNAAERFRALCVDVLKRETVHSFISQTKALFHINNKLSYLPDWKNHQFTPKYFEVDAEFIEKAVKFRKHNEENFLYLIEVYEDERLIETVMNELQQRADIPLKVEITDKTFFNLLKDPNSPLNNKAPEQYEAALKGQAKVCQKVFTKPVCVIAGAAGTGKTTILKSIIKSIEKAHGAGTGIILLAPTGKASERIKEKSGKTASTIHSFLANQNRAWLNDNFTFKRRGGKVDGSITTLIVDECSMIDLSLFATLFRSINWNSVQRLILVGDPNQLPPIGHGKVFSDVIEWMKMSSPDNLGKLDINVRQLENKAKGDGNGILELAEIFIQEKQSEENFNKAKQEQILKRVQQGGVIDKDLSVQYWNDMDDLELMLKSIIIKDLEEQTGEEAEPGKFYNIWGKAIRLNNDYADPIYLQVLSPYRGEFYGTDYLNTFFQELFNGYQAKKSQLDGIALYDKVIQFRNRPKSNQISAYSWTEKRNVKIDIYNGEIGFVVPHPFDKTKVGSPYYRLKNLQVKFDRRNDYNINYGFRKDFYDKIMFNEPVEENIELGYVISVHKAQGSEFNRVYFILPKKSSPLLSMELLYTAITRAQKHLTIFAQEDVSTFIQLSKIEKSNIRKINSSIFEFEPLPDLLFALSANWYEDQKVIATLSKYFVRSKSEMNIANILQLKGIPFEYEVPKFAPNGSMYLPDFTIRWQGTEYFWEHVGRLDLPEYKNHWETKKKWYDKHFPGQLLVTYEGPDQTRQIAEILKTKFNILVD
- a CDS encoding SAM-dependent DNA methyltransferase, whose protein sequence is MSKENTAAIVSKVWSFCNPLRDIGVGYGDYLEQLTYLLFLKMADEYSRPPYNRKLPIPAEYNWESLTSKRGDALELHYTKVLTALSKQKGILGQIFVQSQNKIKEPAMLYKIVDMIDKEQWAVLGADIKGTIYEGLLEKNAEDTKSGAGQYFTPRALIKAMVECLRPQPNKTIADPACGTGGFFLAAYDYIAKGKLDADQKKFLKHKTFFGNEIVAGTRRMALMNMFLHNIGDIDSENFISPTDALIADSGLRVDYVLANPPFGKKSSMTFTNAEGEQDSEDLTYNRQDFWVTTSNKQLNFLQHIRTMLKSTGMAGVVLPDNVLFEGGAGETIRKKLLETTDLHTILRLPTGIFYKPGVKANVLFFDNKPASKDPWTKEIWIYDFRTNIHFTLKKNPMKLDDLQDFINCYNPANRHKRKEIFNAETNPEGRWRKFTYDDIVSRDKTSLDITWIKDKSLADLDNLPDPDVLAGDIIENLEAGLECFREIMLTINGKE